A genomic segment from Saimiri boliviensis isolate mSaiBol1 chromosome 14, mSaiBol1.pri, whole genome shotgun sequence encodes:
- the HIF3A gene encoding hypoxia-inducible factor 3-alpha isoform X3 — protein MALGLQRARSATELRKEKSRDAARSRRSQETEVLYQLAHTLPFARGVSAHLDKASIMRLTISYLRMHRLCAAGEWNQVGAGGEPLDACYLKALEGFVMVLTAEGDMAYLSENVSKHLGLSQLELIGHSIFDFIHPCDQEELQDALTPQQTLSRRKAEAPPTERCFSLRMKSTLTSRGRTLNLKAATWKVLHCSGHMRAYKPPAQTSPAGSPNSEPPLQCLVLICEAIPHPGSLEPPLGRGAFLSRHSLDMKFTYCDDRIAEVAGYSPDDLIGCSAYEYIHALDFDAVSKSIHTLLSKGQAVTGQYRFLARSGGYLWTQTQATVVSGGRGSQSESIICVHFLISRVEETGVVLSLEQTEQHSRRPIRQGGPSQKDASNPGDSLDTPGPRILAFLHPPSLSEAALAADPRRFCSPDLRRLLGPILDGTSVAATPSTPPATRRPRSPLSADLPDELPVGTENVHRFFTSGKDTEAVETDLDVAQDADALDLEMLAPYISMDDDFQLNASEQLPRAYHRPPGAVPRPRAQSFHGLSPPAFESSLLPRWGSDPRLSCSSPSRGDPSASSLMAGARKRTLAQSSEGEDEGMELLGVRPPKRCPSPEPGNFLLFPLSLSVLLTGGPAPGSLQDPSPPLLDLNEPLGSCSVILSSLQPLCLLAQAILPPQLPE, from the exons GTCAGCCACCGAGCTCCGCAAGGAAAAGTCCCGCGATGCGGCCCGCAGCCGGCGCAGCCAGGAGACCGAGGTGCTCTACCAGCTGGCGCACACGCTGCCCTTCGCACGCGGCGTCAGCGCCCACCTGGACAAGGCCTCTATCATGCGCCTCACCATCAGCTACCTGCGCATGCACCGCCTCTGCGCCGCAG GGGAGTGGAACCAGGTGGGAGCAGGCGGAGAACCACTGGATGCCTGCTACCTGAAGGCCCTGGAGGGCTTTGTCATGGTGCTCACCGCCGAGGGAGACATGGCTTACCTGTCGGAGAATGTCAGCAAGCACCTGGGCCTCAGTCAG CTGGAGCTCATTGGACACAGCATCTTTGATTTCATCCACCCCTGTGACCAAGAGGAGCTTCAGGACGCCCTGACCCCCCAGCAAA ccctgtccaGGAGGAAGGCAGAGGCCCCCCCAACGGAGCGGTGCTTCTCCTTGCGCATGAAGAGTACGCTCACCAGCCGTGGGCGCACCCTCAACCTCAAAGCGGCCACCTGGAAG GTGCTGCACTGCTCTGGACATATGAGGGCCTACAAGCCCCCTGCACAGACTTCTCCAGCTGGGAGCCCCAACTCAGAGCCCCCCCTTCAGTGCCTGGTGCTCATCTGCGAAGCCATCCCCCACCCAGGCAGCCTGGAGCCCCCGCTGGGCCGGGGGGCCTTCCTCAGCCGCCACAGCTTGGACATGAAGTTCACCTACTGTGATGACAG GATCGCAGAAGTGGCCGGCTACAGTCCTGATGACCTGATTGGCTGTTCTGCCTACGAGTACATCCACGCGCTGGACTTCGATGCAGTCAGCAAGAGCATCCACACGT TGCTCAGCAAGGGCCAGGCAGTAACAGGGCAGTATCGATTCCTGGCCCGGAGCGGTGGCTACCTGTGGACCCAGACCCAGGCCACAGTGGTGTCAGGGGGCCGGGGCTCCCAGTCGGAGAGTATCATCTgtgtccattttttaatcag CCGGGTAGAAGAGACCGGAGTGGTGCTGTCCCTGGAGCAAACGGAGCAACACTCTCGCAGACCCATTCGGCAGGGTGGCCCCTCCCAGAAGGATGCTTCTAACCCTGGGGACAGCCTTG ACACCCCTGGCCCCCGGATCCTTGCATTCCTGCACCCCCCTTCCCTGAGCGAGGCTGCCCTGGCCGCTGACCCCCGCCGTttctgcagccctgacctccgtCGCCTCCTGGGACCAATCCTGGATGGGACTTCAGTAGCTGCCACCCCCAGCACCCCACCAGCCACACGGCGCCCCCGAAGTCCTCTTTCG GCTGATCTCCCAGATGAACTACCTGTGGGCACAGAGAATGTGCACAGATTCTTCACTTCTGGGAAAGACACTGAGGCGGTGGAGACAGATTTAGATGTAGCTCAG GATGCTGACGCTCTGGATTTGGAGATGCTGGCCCCCTACATCTCCATGGATGATGACTTCCAGCTCAACGCCAGCGAACAGCTACCCAGGGCCTACCACAGACCTCCGGGGGCTGTCCCCCGGCCCCGTGCTCAGAGCTTCCACGGCCTGTCACCTCCAGCCTTTGAGTCCTCCCTGCTGCCCCGCTGGGGGAGTGACCCCCGGCTGAGCTGCTCCAGCCCTTCCAGAGGGGACCCCTCCGCATCCTCTCTCATGGCTGGGGCTCGGAAGAG GACGCTGGCCCAGAGCTCAGAAGGCGAGGACGAGGGAATGGAGCTGCTGGGAGTGAGACCTCCCAAAAGATGCCCCAGCCCAGAACCCGGAAACTTTCTGCTGTTTCCCCTCAGCCTG AGTGTCCTTCTGACAGGAGGACCAGCCCCAGGGAGCCTGCAGGACCCCAGCCCCCCTCTCCTGGACCTGAATGAGCCCCTGG
- the HIF3A gene encoding hypoxia-inducible factor 3-alpha isoform X7 has product MPSGQPPSSARKSPAMRPAAGAARRPRCSTSWRTRCPSHAASAPTWTRPLSCASPSATCACTASAPQLELIGHSIFDFIHPCDQEELQDALTPQQTLSRRKAEAPPTERCFSLRMKSTLTSRGRTLNLKAATWKVLHCSGHMRAYKPPAQTSPAGSPNSEPPLQCLVLICEAIPHPGSLEPPLGRGAFLSRHSLDMKFTYCDDRIAEVAGYSPDDLIGCSAYEYIHALDFDAVSKSIHTLLSKGQAVTGQYRFLARSGGYLWTQTQATVVSGGRGSQSESIICVHFLISRVEETGVVLSLEQTEQHSRRPIRQGGPSQKDASNPGDSLDTPGPRILAFLHPPSLSEAALAADPRRFCSPDLRRLLGPILDGTSVAATPSTPPATRRPRSPLSADLPDELPVGTENVHRFFTSGKDTEAVETDLDVAQDADALDLEMLAPYISMDDDFQLNASEQLPRAYHRPPGAVPRPRAQSFHGLSPPAFESSLLPRWGSDPRLSCSSPSRGDPSASSLMAGARKRTLAQSSEGEDEGMELLGVRPPKRCPSPEPGNFLLFPLSLSVLLTGGPAPGSLQDPSPPLLDLNEPLGSHFATQAGVQWHKHSSLQPQPPGLKRSSYFSPHK; this is encoded by the exons ATGCCCTCAGGTCAGCCACCGAGCTCCGCAAGGAAAAGTCCCGCGATGCGGCCCGCAGCCGGCGCAGCCAGGAGACCGAGGTGCTCTACCAGCTGGCGCACACGCTGCCCTTCGCACGCGGCGTCAGCGCCCACCTGGACAAGGCCTCTATCATGCGCCTCACCATCAGCTACCTGCGCATGCACCGCCTCTGCGCCGCAG CTGGAGCTCATTGGACACAGCATCTTTGATTTCATCCACCCCTGTGACCAAGAGGAGCTTCAGGACGCCCTGACCCCCCAGCAAA ccctgtccaGGAGGAAGGCAGAGGCCCCCCCAACGGAGCGGTGCTTCTCCTTGCGCATGAAGAGTACGCTCACCAGCCGTGGGCGCACCCTCAACCTCAAAGCGGCCACCTGGAAG GTGCTGCACTGCTCTGGACATATGAGGGCCTACAAGCCCCCTGCACAGACTTCTCCAGCTGGGAGCCCCAACTCAGAGCCCCCCCTTCAGTGCCTGGTGCTCATCTGCGAAGCCATCCCCCACCCAGGCAGCCTGGAGCCCCCGCTGGGCCGGGGGGCCTTCCTCAGCCGCCACAGCTTGGACATGAAGTTCACCTACTGTGATGACAG GATCGCAGAAGTGGCCGGCTACAGTCCTGATGACCTGATTGGCTGTTCTGCCTACGAGTACATCCACGCGCTGGACTTCGATGCAGTCAGCAAGAGCATCCACACGT TGCTCAGCAAGGGCCAGGCAGTAACAGGGCAGTATCGATTCCTGGCCCGGAGCGGTGGCTACCTGTGGACCCAGACCCAGGCCACAGTGGTGTCAGGGGGCCGGGGCTCCCAGTCGGAGAGTATCATCTgtgtccattttttaatcag CCGGGTAGAAGAGACCGGAGTGGTGCTGTCCCTGGAGCAAACGGAGCAACACTCTCGCAGACCCATTCGGCAGGGTGGCCCCTCCCAGAAGGATGCTTCTAACCCTGGGGACAGCCTTG ACACCCCTGGCCCCCGGATCCTTGCATTCCTGCACCCCCCTTCCCTGAGCGAGGCTGCCCTGGCCGCTGACCCCCGCCGTttctgcagccctgacctccgtCGCCTCCTGGGACCAATCCTGGATGGGACTTCAGTAGCTGCCACCCCCAGCACCCCACCAGCCACACGGCGCCCCCGAAGTCCTCTTTCG GCTGATCTCCCAGATGAACTACCTGTGGGCACAGAGAATGTGCACAGATTCTTCACTTCTGGGAAAGACACTGAGGCGGTGGAGACAGATTTAGATGTAGCTCAG GATGCTGACGCTCTGGATTTGGAGATGCTGGCCCCCTACATCTCCATGGATGATGACTTCCAGCTCAACGCCAGCGAACAGCTACCCAGGGCCTACCACAGACCTCCGGGGGCTGTCCCCCGGCCCCGTGCTCAGAGCTTCCACGGCCTGTCACCTCCAGCCTTTGAGTCCTCCCTGCTGCCCCGCTGGGGGAGTGACCCCCGGCTGAGCTGCTCCAGCCCTTCCAGAGGGGACCCCTCCGCATCCTCTCTCATGGCTGGGGCTCGGAAGAG GACGCTGGCCCAGAGCTCAGAAGGCGAGGACGAGGGAATGGAGCTGCTGGGAGTGAGACCTCCCAAAAGATGCCCCAGCCCAGAACCCGGAAACTTTCTGCTGTTTCCCCTCAGCCTG AGTGTCCTTCTGACAGGAGGACCAGCCCCAGGGAGCCTGCAGGACCCCAGCCCCCCTCTCCTGGACCTGAATGAGCCCCTGG